In Corynebacterium ulcerans, one genomic interval encodes:
- a CDS encoding NUDIX domain-containing protein, whose translation MPTTSGDGWVEGPNGTQLWGKYGAAGLLLTAARTESVLMQHRAPWTNHGGTWALPGGARDLIETAEEAAAREAYEETGIAFDHYVFVQSMVTAGPYHSGWTYTTVLALVQEELETVANAESEELRWVPISEVDELDLLPAFAAAWVTLKPRVEKMLREM comes from the coding sequence ATGCCTACAACATCCGGAGATGGTTGGGTCGAGGGACCCAATGGTACGCAGCTGTGGGGAAAATACGGCGCCGCAGGACTTCTTCTTACTGCTGCACGCACTGAATCAGTATTGATGCAGCACAGAGCGCCTTGGACTAATCATGGTGGCACGTGGGCTTTACCAGGCGGGGCGCGTGATCTCATCGAAACAGCGGAAGAAGCCGCTGCACGCGAGGCATATGAGGAAACTGGAATCGCTTTTGACCACTATGTTTTTGTTCAATCGATGGTGACTGCCGGCCCGTATCACTCGGGATGGACCTACACGACGGTGCTGGCTTTGGTGCAAGAAGAACTGGAGACGGTGGCTAATGCAGAATCGGAAGAGCTGCGATGGGTTCCCATATCTGAGGTAGATGAGCTTGATTTATTACCTGCTTTTGCCGCTGCGTGGGTGACTCTCAAACCTCGTGTTGAGAAGATGCTAAGAGAAATGTGA
- a CDS encoding MCP four helix bundle domain-containing protein, with protein sequence MRFTVEDIAHTSLSPDVEDSWLDRISERRERQRSRFHAFWHESVTYPVLWTKKLLQFLSTTPGRMTTLVIVLSVTLLSAGVSMSQTAADRRADLKTLIDNTEPVSYLAQNLYSSLSLANTTASVSFVRAGVDTSENRQRYEQAIQDASRAAAQTAGGLGDNSGRHLELLTHISQQIPVYTGLVETAWANNRQGNPVGVAYMSQASTLMREEILPAAAELYTLTSNNVSSEQQQLARPLWVPLGGLFVALIMLVLGQIWLAHVTRRRLNGWFVLATFLMVIATSWVSTANFLTWSASSTAYQTASAPLQSLTDARIRAQQARTSETLALVWRQSLENSNTNFSATMSTVDKALENYENSRLVDNSNNRDHLDQAVKAAKAWRSSHEKLAKALNSGDYEEALALTLYNDASAATPSAFNGLDSSLAKLIDDARQTARGYIARGANASDLVSTVILALTLVSVLSLWLGIRPRLQEYL encoded by the coding sequence ATGAGGTTTACCGTGGAGGACATCGCGCATACCTCACTGTCACCCGACGTGGAAGATTCCTGGCTCGACCGGATCAGCGAACGTCGCGAACGACAGCGCTCCCGTTTCCACGCCTTCTGGCACGAGTCAGTTACATACCCCGTCCTGTGGACCAAGAAACTACTGCAATTTCTCTCCACTACACCGGGACGCATGACCACGCTCGTGATCGTCCTCAGCGTTACCCTCTTATCCGCAGGCGTCTCCATGTCCCAGACAGCTGCTGACAGACGCGCCGATCTCAAAACGTTGATAGACAATACCGAACCTGTCTCCTACCTCGCACAGAATCTTTATTCTTCGCTGTCACTGGCCAACACCACGGCGTCGGTAAGCTTTGTGCGTGCCGGGGTGGATACCAGCGAAAACCGGCAGCGATATGAGCAAGCGATCCAGGATGCATCGCGGGCCGCTGCGCAGACAGCCGGAGGACTCGGCGATAATTCTGGGCGCCATCTAGAACTGCTCACGCATATTTCTCAGCAGATTCCCGTCTACACCGGCCTCGTAGAAACCGCGTGGGCTAACAATAGACAAGGCAATCCCGTGGGCGTGGCTTATATGTCTCAAGCCTCTACCCTCATGCGCGAAGAGATTCTGCCCGCCGCCGCAGAGCTTTATACGCTCACCAGTAATAACGTGAGCAGCGAGCAACAACAGCTCGCCCGCCCGCTCTGGGTTCCCCTCGGAGGCCTCTTCGTCGCCCTTATTATGTTGGTGCTCGGGCAGATCTGGCTCGCGCACGTTACTCGCCGCCGGCTCAATGGGTGGTTTGTGCTGGCCACGTTCTTAATGGTCATCGCCACGTCCTGGGTGTCTACCGCCAATTTCCTCACGTGGAGTGCCAGCTCTACTGCGTATCAAACAGCCTCAGCTCCGCTACAGTCGCTCACAGACGCTCGCATCCGTGCTCAACAAGCCCGAACCAGCGAGACGCTCGCCCTAGTGTGGCGTCAATCCCTGGAAAATTCCAACACCAACTTCAGCGCCACCATGAGTACCGTGGACAAGGCACTAGAGAACTATGAAAACTCTCGGCTGGTGGATAATTCCAACAACCGAGACCACCTTGACCAGGCCGTCAAAGCAGCAAAAGCGTGGAGAAGTTCCCACGAAAAACTCGCAAAAGCGCTCAACTCTGGCGACTATGAAGAAGCCCTAGCGCTAACGCTCTACAATGACGCGTCCGCCGCAACGCCTTCCGCTTTTAACGGTTTGGATTCTTCCTTAGCCAAGCTTATCGACGACGCCCGCCAAACCGCACGCGGCTATATCGCTCGCGGGGCTAACGCATCGGACCTGGTGAGCACCGTGATTCTCGCTCTCACTCTTGTATCCGTGCTCTCCCTGTGGCTAGGCATCCGCCCTCGACTCCAGGAGTACCTCTGA
- a CDS encoding glutamate ABC transporter substrate-binding protein produces MSRRFLALLTTLLFFTAACAKPEAPVIAPPSRTPSSTPKPLVDSALPDVDTSNLLGSLRPNNNPEGVRRIRERGRLVVGIDQSQNLLSFRNTATGELQGFEVDLAKEISRDIFGDPTKIDFRYVDAGTWIKALENNDVDLAIRSISITRGRQDQVFFSTPYFSGKTKLLTQKNSGINSVDDLPGKTVCATAESTGAQRTRYVAPRAELLVVSSSADCLLALQQGDTDAVISDDTILSGMLAQDPFTEIVGNALAEEDYGIAFAKPGPRHDSEGIIRQVNATIERIFRDGTWQRSYAKWFGAYLPPQNPPALNYREEKP; encoded by the coding sequence ATGTCGCGCCGCTTTCTTGCTTTACTCACTACTCTTTTGTTCTTCACCGCAGCATGTGCAAAACCCGAGGCTCCAGTCATTGCGCCTCCCAGCCGCACCCCGTCCTCGACGCCAAAGCCCCTCGTTGATTCCGCGTTACCCGATGTAGACACCAGCAATCTGTTGGGTTCGCTCCGCCCCAACAACAATCCCGAGGGCGTCCGAAGAATTCGCGAGCGTGGTCGCCTGGTCGTGGGCATCGATCAATCGCAAAACCTCCTTAGTTTCCGCAACACCGCTACCGGCGAGTTGCAGGGCTTTGAGGTTGACCTGGCTAAGGAAATATCTCGCGACATTTTCGGTGACCCTACCAAGATCGACTTCCGTTACGTCGATGCCGGCACATGGATCAAGGCGTTAGAAAACAACGATGTTGACCTAGCTATCCGGTCAATCTCGATTACCCGAGGTCGTCAAGATCAGGTCTTCTTTTCCACTCCCTATTTCTCTGGCAAGACAAAGCTTCTCACTCAAAAAAACTCCGGCATTAACTCCGTGGATGATCTCCCCGGAAAGACTGTGTGCGCCACCGCGGAATCTACCGGTGCTCAGAGAACTAGGTATGTCGCACCTCGCGCCGAACTGCTTGTAGTGAGTAGCTCTGCCGACTGTCTGCTTGCTCTGCAGCAGGGGGATACCGACGCCGTGATCTCGGACGATACGATTCTCTCTGGCATGCTCGCGCAGGATCCTTTCACGGAAATCGTGGGTAATGCGCTGGCTGAAGAAGACTATGGCATCGCTTTTGCCAAACCCGGCCCTCGACACGACTCTGAAGGGATCATCCGGCAGGTTAACGCTACTATCGAGCGTATTTTTAGAGACGGAACCTGGCAAAGGTCCTATGCCAAGTGGTTCGGTGCGTATCTTCCGCCTCAGAATCCCCCTGCGCTGAATTATCGTGAGGAGAAACCATGA
- a CDS encoding serine/threonine protein kinase: protein MNDPLSRGTEAVPFDPFADDDDDEDLTGLLNDLNTIQQDTDAGTRSREKAISTFRSRRGTNRDDRTVANGMVALPFIRVSTVEEVLKDDAYIEKKGLEKPLLQRGDILANQYEVQGVIAHGGMGWIYLASDRNVSGRVVVLKGMRDKANPHDYGAAVAEREFLADITHPGIVKSYNFIDDPRVEGGFIVMEYVPGPSLADRRKEQPGGLFSIDIAIAYILEILPALDYLHSRGVVYNDLKPDNIIVAEDQVKLIDLGAVSGIGAFGYIYGTKGFQAPEVATDGPSIASDIYTIGRTLAALTVNLPSADGVYLPGIPSPDEENLFAQNLSFYRLLRRCISSDPAKRFASIRELETQLFGILREYLALTEGRQFPAQHSLYSPQRSTFGTKHMVFRTDQLIDGIERNVRITSEEVNAALPVPLLDRTDPGSILISGASYAEPSQTLQTLRDAMAQKEFADSKEIPLGVVRTLLDLGFTDEARSWLDTLDTKLGDDWRHQWYSGVTSLFLDDYVTAQRHFNEVYSILPGEAAPKLARAAVCEMLLQDMGMDSVQLLTPDTAVSAAELKGNTIGMWSELTKDPETLRFKALYLYALVWQTNPTTVSSAFGLARQLVAENQVDLAVSTLDQVPQNSTHRRMAELTAILHLINGDLSESRIRRAARRLEGIPTNEPRFLQIKIAIMNAALTWLRQANLEAAAADNDLFDYHFTQEGLRTGLYDSLRLLARSAPNAHHRYTLVDMANQVRPMTWF from the coding sequence ATGAATGACCCGCTGAGTCGTGGCACCGAGGCTGTCCCCTTTGATCCCTTCGCGGACGATGACGACGATGAGGATCTCACGGGACTTCTTAACGACCTGAACACTATCCAGCAAGACACAGATGCTGGTACGCGTTCCCGGGAGAAAGCAATTTCCACGTTTCGCTCCCGGCGTGGCACTAACCGCGATGACCGCACCGTAGCCAATGGCATGGTCGCATTGCCTTTCATCCGGGTCTCCACTGTGGAAGAAGTGCTCAAAGATGATGCGTACATTGAAAAGAAAGGGCTGGAAAAGCCGCTTCTCCAGCGCGGCGATATCCTGGCTAATCAATACGAGGTCCAGGGCGTAATCGCTCATGGTGGTATGGGCTGGATCTACTTGGCTAGTGACCGGAACGTTTCTGGGCGCGTCGTCGTACTCAAGGGCATGCGGGACAAGGCTAATCCGCATGACTACGGCGCCGCAGTGGCGGAACGCGAGTTCCTCGCTGACATTACGCATCCGGGGATCGTGAAGTCGTATAACTTCATTGACGACCCCCGCGTTGAGGGCGGTTTCATTGTCATGGAATACGTCCCAGGGCCGTCGTTAGCTGATCGACGTAAAGAGCAGCCCGGAGGGTTGTTCTCCATAGATATAGCCATCGCCTACATTCTGGAGATTCTTCCTGCGCTCGATTATCTGCACTCACGCGGTGTGGTCTACAACGACCTCAAACCCGATAACATCATTGTCGCCGAAGACCAGGTCAAGTTGATCGATCTGGGCGCGGTGTCCGGCATCGGGGCCTTTGGATATATCTACGGCACAAAGGGCTTCCAGGCACCTGAGGTAGCCACCGATGGCCCCTCGATAGCAAGCGACATTTACACAATTGGCCGGACCCTTGCCGCATTGACGGTGAATCTTCCCTCCGCTGATGGAGTCTATCTGCCCGGCATCCCCTCCCCTGACGAGGAAAATCTCTTTGCCCAGAATCTTTCCTTTTATCGCCTGCTGCGCCGTTGTATCAGTAGCGATCCGGCTAAGCGCTTTGCCTCTATACGCGAGCTAGAGACCCAGCTGTTTGGAATTCTGCGCGAGTACCTTGCGCTCACTGAAGGGCGCCAGTTTCCAGCTCAGCATTCGCTCTACTCGCCTCAGCGTTCCACTTTTGGCACTAAGCACATGGTGTTTCGCACGGATCAGCTTATCGACGGCATCGAGCGCAACGTGCGCATCACGTCCGAGGAAGTCAACGCTGCGCTGCCTGTCCCTCTTTTAGACCGCACCGATCCCGGATCTATTCTGATTTCTGGGGCCTCCTACGCCGAGCCTTCACAAACGCTGCAGACGCTACGCGACGCAATGGCTCAGAAGGAATTCGCCGATTCCAAGGAGATTCCCCTCGGAGTAGTGCGTACGCTCCTTGATCTAGGCTTTACCGATGAGGCTCGCTCATGGCTGGATACGTTGGATACCAAGCTAGGCGACGATTGGCGCCACCAGTGGTATTCCGGAGTGACTTCACTGTTCCTGGACGATTACGTGACTGCTCAGCGCCACTTCAACGAGGTCTACAGCATTCTTCCCGGTGAAGCTGCGCCAAAACTGGCGCGTGCTGCCGTCTGTGAAATGTTGCTCCAGGACATGGGAATGGATTCGGTGCAGCTCTTGACTCCTGATACCGCTGTCTCTGCTGCGGAACTCAAGGGCAACACCATTGGTATGTGGAGTGAATTGACTAAGGACCCTGAAACTCTACGCTTCAAGGCCCTGTATCTCTACGCTTTGGTATGGCAGACAAATCCCACCACAGTGTCCTCAGCGTTTGGGTTAGCTCGGCAATTGGTGGCCGAGAATCAGGTCGATCTAGCGGTCTCCACGTTGGATCAGGTCCCGCAGAATTCTACGCACAGGCGTATGGCTGAACTTACCGCCATTTTGCATCTGATCAATGGCGACCTTAGCGAGTCGCGCATCAGACGTGCCGCTCGCAGGCTCGAAGGCATACCTACTAATGAGCCGCGCTTCTTGCAGATCAAGATCGCAATCATGAACGCTGCTTTAACGTGGCTACGTCAAGCTAATCTAGAGGCGGCCGCAGCGGACAACGATCTCTTTGACTATCACTTCACGCAAGAGGGGCTGCGCACCGGCCTTTATGATTCTCTCCGGCTCTTAGCGCGCAGCGCCCCCAACGCCCACCACCGATATACGCTGGTGGACATGGCCAATCAGGTCCGACCTATGACCTGGTTCTAG
- a CDS encoding acetate kinase, with translation MALVLVLNSGSSSIKFQLVDPTQHATDAPFASGLVEQIGEPSGKITLKHGGEKYVVEAPIADHTAGLDLAFKLMGEHGCGPKDVELEAVGHRVVHGGQVFSQPELITDEVVEWIRGLIPLAPLHNPANISGIEVARELLPEIPHVAVFDTGFFHAMPPAAALYAIESETAAKHGVRRYGFHGTSHEYISQQVPALLGKDPESVNQITLHLGNGASAAAIRHGKPIDTSMGMTPLAGLAMGTRSGDIDPGIIFHLHRTAGMSIDEIDDLLNKRSGVKGISGVNDFRELHQLIAEGNEDARLAYNVYIHQLRRFIGSYMVALGHIDAITFTAGVGENDDAVRADALADLENFGIKIDREINAVRADGAREISTPDSTVKVFVVPTNEELAIARYAKTIAESI, from the coding sequence AGCACGCAACTGACGCACCCTTTGCCTCTGGTCTCGTCGAGCAAATCGGTGAGCCAAGCGGCAAAATCACGCTGAAGCACGGCGGCGAGAAGTACGTCGTGGAGGCCCCAATTGCCGACCACACCGCAGGCCTCGACCTGGCCTTCAAACTCATGGGCGAGCACGGCTGCGGCCCTAAGGACGTTGAACTCGAAGCTGTTGGCCACCGCGTCGTACACGGCGGCCAGGTCTTCTCCCAGCCTGAGCTGATCACCGATGAGGTCGTGGAGTGGATCCGCGGACTCATTCCGCTGGCGCCTCTGCACAACCCAGCGAATATCTCCGGCATTGAGGTCGCTCGCGAGCTGCTGCCTGAGATCCCACACGTTGCTGTGTTTGACACCGGCTTCTTCCATGCAATGCCCCCGGCTGCGGCGCTGTACGCAATCGAAAGCGAGACCGCTGCGAAACACGGTGTGCGTCGGTACGGCTTCCACGGCACCAGCCACGAGTACATCTCACAGCAGGTTCCTGCTCTCCTGGGCAAGGATCCTGAGAGCGTTAACCAGATCACGCTGCACCTGGGCAACGGAGCTTCTGCCGCAGCAATCCGCCACGGTAAGCCGATTGACACCTCTATGGGCATGACTCCGCTGGCTGGTTTGGCAATGGGTACCCGCTCTGGCGATATCGACCCAGGTATCATCTTCCACCTGCATCGCACCGCAGGCATGAGCATCGACGAGATCGATGATCTGCTCAATAAGCGTTCCGGTGTGAAGGGCATCTCGGGTGTTAATGACTTCCGCGAGCTGCACCAGCTGATCGCCGAGGGCAATGAAGACGCTCGTCTTGCCTACAACGTCTACATCCACCAGCTGCGCCGCTTCATCGGCTCCTACATGGTGGCTCTGGGACACATCGACGCCATCACCTTCACTGCAGGCGTAGGCGAAAACGATGACGCCGTGCGTGCCGACGCTCTCGCAGACCTTGAGAACTTTGGCATCAAGATTGATCGGGAGATCAACGCCGTGCGTGCCGACGGCGCTCGCGAAATCTCCACCCCTGATTCCACAGTGAAGGTCTTCGTGGTTCCTACCAACGAGGAGCTAGCTATCGCTCGCTACGCAAAGACCATTGCGGAATCCATCTAG